A single Anatilimnocola floriformis DNA region contains:
- a CDS encoding MBL fold metallo-hydrolase, which translates to MPIYLTVHRGAHEIGGNCIEIEGERSRLILDAGMPLFRADREPHDSRALQRKSKDELEAAGILPTVPGLFGDGGRPTAILLSHAHQDHTGLLHHSHPEIPIYTTRGTSKMMAAGAKFAGQPYLPRQRFHEVLPTVPFEVGEFTVTGFSVDHSIYGALAFLIEVNGTRILYSGDLRLHGRKPGMARALIDSVARVPVDLLLMEGTHIEHAGHRGPNEFELEAEITRHIESNPGLVLASFSPQHIDRFVAFLRSTRKTGRTLVVDAYAGYILHLMRNEIPVPAPESTEWIKVFFPKYFEESYERKRLKTVFTLLSPANIRMDEIRSNPAKYVMLFRPSMLASDFSSSLPPSTRCIFSSWNGYLEREEWKLVQDVLHKSGGELVQAHTSGHIYADDIQTFLDELRPRSVVPIHTFAGHDFARLGHPLTLLRDGERHQLNAKG; encoded by the coding sequence ATGCCGATCTACCTGACGGTGCATCGAGGGGCTCACGAGATCGGTGGAAACTGCATTGAAATTGAGGGAGAGCGATCGCGGTTGATCTTGGATGCAGGCATGCCGTTGTTCAGGGCAGATCGAGAGCCCCACGATTCGCGAGCACTTCAGCGAAAGTCCAAGGATGAACTGGAAGCCGCCGGAATTCTCCCCACGGTTCCAGGGTTATTCGGCGACGGGGGTCGGCCTACGGCAATCCTCCTGTCCCATGCCCATCAGGACCATACCGGGCTGCTCCATCATTCGCATCCCGAGATTCCGATTTACACGACGCGTGGCACCAGCAAGATGATGGCTGCCGGAGCAAAGTTTGCAGGTCAGCCGTACCTACCCCGACAACGATTTCATGAAGTCCTGCCAACGGTTCCATTCGAAGTCGGCGAGTTCACGGTGACAGGTTTCTCCGTGGACCATTCCATCTACGGGGCATTGGCGTTCCTGATCGAGGTGAACGGGACGCGAATTCTCTACTCGGGGGATCTCCGATTGCACGGTCGAAAACCAGGCATGGCGAGAGCATTGATCGATTCTGTGGCAAGAGTTCCAGTCGACCTCCTGCTCATGGAAGGAACCCACATCGAACACGCCGGACATCGAGGTCCAAACGAATTCGAGCTCGAAGCTGAAATCACCAGGCACATCGAATCGAATCCGGGATTGGTGCTGGCCTCTTTTTCCCCACAGCACATCGATCGCTTCGTGGCGTTCTTGCGTTCCACACGGAAGACCGGACGAACATTGGTCGTCGATGCCTATGCGGGCTACATCTTGCACTTAATGCGAAACGAGATTCCTGTCCCTGCCCCCGAATCAACCGAGTGGATCAAAGTTTTCTTCCCGAAGTATTTCGAGGAAAGCTACGAGAGAAAACGGCTGAAAACTGTTTTTACTTTGTTGTCGCCGGCCAATATCAGGATGGACGAAATCCGATCGAACCCTGCGAAGTATGTCATGCTCTTCCGGCCCAGCATGTTGGCGAGCGACTTCAGCAGCAGTTTGCCACCGAGCACGCGTTGCATCTTCTCGTCTTGGAACGGCTACTTGGAAAGGGAAGAGTGGAAGTTGGTACAAGACGTTCTGCACAAGTCAGGCGGTGAACTGGTTCAGGCCCATACCAGCGGGCACATTTATGCCGACGATATCCAGACGTTCTTGGACGAACTCCGCCCAAGGTCTGTTGTGCCAATCCACACTTTCGCCGGCCATGACTTCGCGAGACTGGGGCATCCTCTGACCCTTCTCCGGGACGGTGAAAGGCATCAACTAAATGCGAAGGGATGA
- a CDS encoding HTH domain-containing protein, whose product MTKSRTDAERRARQCERLSRLLRVLHLIMGPGRWDAESLAGELECSRRTVHRLLQTLSMAGVPWYYDESRQAYRVRHGFKFPGFEISKQVAVPPKPQQQPKPQPAITQVLKDGETLMVSLKQFLKSLQRLAPDKPD is encoded by the coding sequence ATGACCAAGAGTCGGACCGATGCCGAACGAAGAGCACGCCAATGCGAGCGGTTGAGCCGGCTCCTGCGAGTTCTCCACCTCATCATGGGGCCAGGTCGTTGGGATGCCGAGTCCTTGGCGGGCGAACTCGAATGCTCGCGACGAACAGTCCATCGCCTACTCCAGACGCTCTCGATGGCGGGAGTTCCGTGGTACTACGACGAATCACGCCAAGCCTACCGCGTTCGCCATGGTTTCAAGTTCCCGGGATTTGAGATCTCAAAGCAAGTGGCAGTCCCACCCAAACCTCAACAACAGCCGAAACCTCAGCCCGCGATAACGCAGGTGCTAAAAGATGGCGAGACCCTCATGGTATCTCTCAAGCAGTTCCTGAAGAGCTTGCAGAGACTTGCTCCTGACAAACCAGATTGA
- a CDS encoding M48 family metalloprotease, with translation MQLIILAALLATLAHSEAAPASATAPLAAQFFSEQGRLIGLLLTMLAAPFATACDGGWFIARLRRNPLTTCQQWSQAAQRYERLQLAAGWLWLSASLAVIYLWDWPALVRITWGWNAWPLVDDLLVLAPVVGSLVLVWITFYYVEQTAQKMREATEPRQSLIAYLAWQCRHYLAMALVPALVVLGVQDFGAYFGQQELLTATSAKLSWLGIPVLASLVIALPLLLRRLWPTSSLPTSDLRTELEAISQRAKTPLTQILVWETNGRLSNAAVAGLSRYCRYLFLTDALLAQLAPTEIAAVVRHELAHLQRRHLILRLLLLTLPGLAWFAFRPLLGDEFAWLKDASPNSLLVAGIYLGYAAVVVGYYSKLLEYDADLAAVFDDDGSVNADCARDLIHALAVLQGPHGDSSFSWLHPPTSRRIAWLRRVLMKPSEGISYRRKLDRVAQIIVAVTAGLIGMIAIASLLV, from the coding sequence ATGCAGCTTATTATTCTGGCTGCTTTGCTGGCCACCTTGGCACATTCTGAGGCAGCGCCCGCATCGGCCACGGCCCCGCTAGCGGCGCAGTTCTTTAGCGAACAAGGCCGGTTAATCGGTTTGTTGCTGACTATGCTCGCCGCACCGTTTGCTACGGCTTGCGACGGCGGCTGGTTCATCGCCCGCTTGCGTCGCAATCCCCTCACCACCTGCCAGCAGTGGAGTCAGGCCGCTCAGCGTTACGAGCGACTACAACTCGCCGCGGGTTGGCTGTGGTTGAGTGCGTCATTGGCGGTGATCTATCTGTGGGATTGGCCGGCGTTGGTGCGGATTACTTGGGGCTGGAACGCCTGGCCGCTTGTCGATGACCTGCTTGTCCTCGCGCCGGTAGTCGGTTCGCTCGTGCTAGTTTGGATTACGTTTTATTACGTCGAACAAACTGCCCAGAAAATGCGTGAAGCAACCGAGCCGCGACAGTCGCTCATCGCTTATCTCGCCTGGCAATGTCGCCACTACCTGGCCATGGCGCTCGTTCCCGCCCTCGTTGTGCTCGGCGTTCAAGACTTCGGCGCCTACTTCGGTCAGCAAGAGTTGCTCACTGCGACATCGGCCAAGTTGAGCTGGCTCGGCATTCCCGTTCTCGCCTCGCTGGTCATCGCGCTGCCGTTGTTGCTGCGGCGACTGTGGCCCACGAGCAGTCTTCCGACCAGCGATTTGCGCACCGAGCTAGAAGCGATCAGCCAGCGCGCAAAGACACCACTGACACAGATTCTGGTGTGGGAAACCAACGGCCGACTGTCGAATGCAGCCGTCGCGGGCTTGTCGCGCTATTGCCGCTATTTGTTTTTGACAGATGCTCTGCTCGCCCAACTCGCGCCCACCGAGATCGCCGCCGTGGTGCGTCATGAACTGGCTCACCTGCAACGGCGACATTTGATTTTGCGATTGCTGCTCCTCACGCTCCCTGGCCTCGCGTGGTTTGCGTTCAGGCCATTGCTGGGCGATGAGTTTGCCTGGCTCAAAGATGCTTCGCCAAATTCGCTGCTCGTCGCGGGAATTTATCTGGGCTACGCTGCCGTAGTCGTTGGTTATTATTCGAAGCTGCTTGAATACGACGCCGACCTGGCAGCTGTCTTTGATGACGACGGCAGCGTGAATGCCGATTGCGCTCGCGATTTGATTCATGCCCTCGCGGTGCTGCAAGGCCCGCATGGCGACAGCAGTTTCTCCTGGCTCCATCCGCCAACTTCGCGGCGAATCGCCTGGCTTCGCCGAGTGCTGATGAAGCCCAGCGAGGGAATCTCTTATCGGCGCAAGCTCGATCGCGTCGCACAAATCATCGTTGCAGTTACTGCCGGGCTGATTGGGATGATCGCGATCGCCAGCCTGCTCGTTTAA
- a CDS encoding YIP1 family protein, with amino-acid sequence MTIEFRCATCRQHLRVPADSTGKNARCPQCQTLLRIPLGEVSTADRRPGLPWEQSGKSLGKFIATARLVAFAPKTAFSQMKQRGRLGEAMLYAAIGQFIGVAGMELWHLLLVYFGGQLLGFERSFLQQQVVSLGFIALARLFVEVPLMATLGCVIGGAVLHFCLILCGGSRQPFSTSIRIACYGHSSLTWLMWIPGGALLVGVWSLAVRVYAVHLAHEVPMGRAVFAVLLPLIVVMVMAIILIIILAVTLVALLANQ; translated from the coding sequence ATGACCATCGAATTTCGCTGCGCCACTTGCCGGCAACATTTGCGCGTGCCGGCCGATAGCACCGGCAAGAACGCCCGCTGCCCACAGTGCCAGACGCTGCTGCGAATTCCTCTCGGCGAAGTTTCGACTGCCGATCGCCGGCCCGGTTTGCCGTGGGAACAATCGGGTAAATCGTTGGGGAAGTTCATCGCCACCGCGCGGCTGGTGGCCTTTGCGCCGAAGACCGCCTTCAGCCAGATGAAACAACGCGGCCGGCTCGGCGAAGCCATGCTCTATGCCGCGATCGGTCAGTTCATCGGCGTGGCGGGAATGGAGTTGTGGCATCTGCTGCTGGTGTACTTCGGCGGGCAGTTGCTAGGCTTCGAGCGGTCGTTTCTGCAGCAACAGGTTGTCAGTCTGGGTTTCATCGCCCTCGCGCGACTGTTTGTCGAAGTGCCTCTGATGGCCACGCTCGGTTGCGTGATTGGTGGCGCTGTCTTGCACTTCTGCCTCATCCTGTGCGGCGGGAGTCGGCAGCCGTTCAGCACGAGCATTCGCATTGCCTGTTATGGCCACTCGTCGCTCACGTGGCTCATGTGGATTCCCGGCGGTGCGCTGCTGGTTGGCGTATGGTCGCTCGCGGTCCGCGTCTATGCGGTTCATCTCGCGCACGAAGTGCCGATGGGGCGCGCTGTGTTCGCAGTGCTGCTACCGCTGATTGTGGTGATGGTCATGGCCATCATCCTGATCATTATTCTGGCAGTAACGCTTGTTGCTCTGCTGGCGAATCAATAG
- a CDS encoding helix-turn-helix transcriptional regulator, giving the protein MNLIQSRGRWNAKSIAEELNCSERTIYRDLEVLEFSGVPWYFDDEGQCYRVRPDYKFPVLGLTDDELLGQALATAATNSPGLDVNAGAAPTTRKIAAASSTQAKQILADAEALVSVLDLKLVDHSRHHEAIKTVQISLLERRQLSGTYDTPYEPRPLKLKLHPFRLTLIKNAWYLVARPHDEVSPRTYRVARFKTLRTLGEAAVVPEDFSLRSYLGNAWGVYRGEVKYDVKLHFPNPTARIVTETTWHHSQKADFQRDGSVILSFLVDGLEEIANWVLSWTGRCRILQPMDLRNRVNAQLQAGLAMNT; this is encoded by the coding sequence TTGAACCTCATTCAAAGTCGAGGAAGGTGGAATGCAAAAAGCATTGCCGAGGAACTGAATTGCTCGGAACGGACCATCTACAGGGACCTAGAGGTTCTGGAATTCTCGGGAGTTCCTTGGTACTTCGATGACGAAGGCCAATGTTACCGAGTGCGTCCCGACTACAAGTTTCCCGTGCTTGGTCTTACCGACGATGAACTACTTGGCCAGGCCTTAGCAACCGCCGCCACGAATTCACCGGGACTGGATGTGAACGCCGGAGCTGCACCAACAACCAGGAAGATCGCTGCAGCCTCTTCGACACAAGCCAAGCAAATCCTGGCGGATGCCGAGGCCCTGGTTTCGGTACTGGATCTCAAGCTTGTCGATCACAGTCGTCACCACGAGGCAATCAAGACCGTTCAGATTTCACTTTTGGAACGAAGACAACTATCGGGTACCTACGACACTCCCTATGAGCCGCGTCCCCTCAAACTCAAGCTCCATCCCTTTCGCCTGACCCTGATCAAAAACGCCTGGTATTTGGTGGCCCGCCCGCACGATGAAGTCAGTCCGCGGACCTATCGTGTTGCCCGCTTCAAAACCCTGCGAACGCTCGGTGAAGCTGCAGTCGTTCCTGAAGACTTCAGTCTTCGCAGCTACCTGGGCAATGCCTGGGGAGTTTATCGCGGCGAGGTGAAATACGACGTCAAACTTCACTTCCCCAATCCCACCGCTCGAATTGTCACCGAGACGACGTGGCACCACTCTCAGAAGGCAGATTTCCAGCGGGACGGGAGCGTGATTCTCTCTTTCCTGGTGGACGGTCTGGAAGAGATTGCAAACTGGGTTCTCTCCTGGACCGGTCGTTGCCGCATTCTGCAGCCAATGGACCTTCGTAATCGCGTGAACGCCCAGCTTCAAGCCGGGCTGGCAATGAACACTTGA
- a CDS encoding helix-turn-helix transcriptional regulator: protein MTDFSAEGPRNGDESLLISIQEVALILGISSRTVRRLISRREFPGPGHIGRSSKWLRADVNAWVKRRFPGTLGQEGS, encoded by the coding sequence ATGACTGACTTTTCCGCCGAAGGGCCTCGCAATGGCGATGAATCACTTCTGATTTCAATTCAGGAGGTTGCTCTAATACTCGGGATTTCTAGTAGAACGGTCAGGCGTCTCATAAGCAGAAGGGAGTTTCCGGGGCCTGGACATATAGGAAGGAGTTCGAAGTGGCTGCGAGCAGATGTCAATGCTTGGGTCAAGCGTCGTTTTCCTGGCACTCTTGGGCAGGAAGGGAGCTAG